Proteins encoded by one window of Lathyrus oleraceus cultivar Zhongwan6 unplaced genomic scaffold, CAAS_Psat_ZW6_1.0 chrUn0416, whole genome shotgun sequence:
- the LOC127114183 gene encoding uncharacterized protein LOC127114183, whose protein sequence is MASDQENSQDANAPDDTSEKEITRGITIMKSIIRDRDKAVTYNVNWNADNQLIGSNAAKLASYIGTLVRMHIPITATRWSNKELGSAKDKIWTEILRSFNIEDTTIRKKYILQLAGKRHRGWRTFLTNKYLKDKENFFVEYDPEYPVKYAIFITEEEWVAFVAQRRDENFKKVSATNRERASNPTYAYKKGRLGYARLEEKILDETKSDATSLPPHVLWKEARVGKDGTVRDDVQHIYDECETLSQSISTAEDQENRSVLSRALNVPEYPGRVRGKGHGCTPTSLYKNPRRRNPSNQEVMETLQALQAQVLQLQKDNERYRCMEKCSSQLKETSEKASINCQNKFPEGISSCQLYLSSPTYRLVGKGKVHNTSGDLLHHRPLPDGHLKVSVDVVLDKDALLPIPDIVSETTLLRDAIGSFVAWPLDLIFIDDETPTKPASKDKGILRHNESVASQKEVFAQGSQQLSQKIGSRQKNKRDLPVTYLPKKGAFVPRYQISLETLVDSSDMATAGAIRLLDMEEDIFGYSCTETIGKEDLEHIFRHQELGVGVIHTYIRFLYDNFMRGNDQLSNRFRFVSSSLVNKALICREPDSCREYLVKRFMASSTNNLYLWPYNSGCHWLLLAIDPLKEVVYFLNSIDGEWTNYPDMKQLVDTSIKVFRSQRHARVPRTKSSNITWIKVQCPLQRNGIDCGYFVMRFMREIINMNQIEIPIT, encoded by the exons ATGGCTAGTGATCAAGAAAACTCACAAGATGCAAATGCTCCTGATGATACTTCAGAAAAAGAAATTACACGAGGCATCACTATTATGAAGAGTATCATTCGTGATAGAGATAAAGCAGTAACATATAATGTAAATTGGAATGCTGATAACCAACTAATTGGGTCTAATGCTGCAAAGTTGGCAAGCTACATTGGTACACTTGTTCGTATGCACATTCCAATCACTGCTACAAGATGGAGTAATAAAGAGTTGGGTAGCGCTAAAGATAAGATTTGGACTGAGATACTG AGGTCTTTTAACATTGAAGATACAACTATCCGAAAAAAGTATATActtcaattggccggaaaaagacaCAGAGGGTGGAGAACGTTTTTAACAAACAAGTATCTTAAGGACAAAGAAAATTTTTTTGTTGAATATGATCCGGAATATCCAGTGAAGTATGCGATCTTCATTACAGAAGAAGAATGGGTTGCTTTTGTAGCCCAAAGAAGAGACGAAAATTTCAAGAAAGTGAGTGCCACAAATCGCGAGAGAGCGTCAAATCCCACgtatgcatacaaaaaagggcgtTTGGGATATGCACGCTTAGAGGAAAAAATT TTAGACGAGAcgaaaagtgacgcaacatcaCTTCCGCCACATGTTTTGTGGAAAGAAGCTCGTGTGGGAAAGGATGGAACTGTTAGGGATGACGTTCAACATATTTATGATGAATGT GAGACCCTATCTCAATCGATAAGCACAGCTGAGGACCAGGAGAACAGGAGCGTACTTAGTAGAGcactaaatgttcctgagtatcCCGGTCGGGTGAGGGGTAAAGGGCATGGTTGTACTCCAACTTCCTTGTATAAGAATCCAAGGAGAAGAAATCCTagcaatcaagaagtgatggAGACGTTGCAGGCATTACAAGCGCAAGTTCTTCAATTGCAAAAGGATAATGAGAGATATAGGTGTATGGAAAAGTGCAGTTCACAGTTGAAAGAAACTAGTGAGAAAGCCAGTATCAATTGTCAAAAtaaatttcccgag ggcatttcatCTTGTCAGCTATACTTATCGTCACCGACTTATCGCctagttggcaagggaaaagtgcacaacacttcgggaGATTTACTTCACCATAGACCGCTCCCGGATGGACACCTTAAAGTATCGGTTGATGTTGTATTAGATAAGGATGCGTTGCTACCGATACCTGACATTGTTTCAGAGACAACATTGCTGCGAGATGCAATAGGATCATTTGTTGCATGGCCCTTGGATCTCATTTTCATTGATGATGAG ACGCCTACAAAACCCGCATCTAAGGATAAAGGGATTTTGCGGCACAACGAgtctgttgcatcacaaaaagaG GTATTTGCTCAAGGGTCACAACAACTGAGCCAGAAAATTGGTAGTCGACAGAAAAACAAAAGGGATCTTCCAGTGACTTATTTGCCAAAAAAAGGTGCTTTTGTGCCTCGATACCAGATATCTCTTGAAACACTTGTTGACTCATCAGATATGGCAACAGCTGGTGCTATTCGCTTACTGGATATGGAGGAAGATATCTTTGGTTATTCATGCACTGAAACAATCGGAAAAGAAGATCTGGAACATATTTTTCGGCATCAAGAATTAGGCGTCGGTGTTATACACACATACATCCG GTTCTTGTATGACAATTTCATGCGCGGGAATGATCAATTGTCAAACAGATTCCGTTTCGTGTCTTCCTCCCTGGTCAACAAAGCATTAATTTGTAGGGAACCGGATTCATGTAGAGAGTACTTAGTCAAGAGATTCATGGCCAGCAGTACAAACAACTTGTATCTTTGGCCGTATAATTCAGG GTGTCACTGGTTGTTGCTTGCTATTGATCCTTTAAAAGAAGTGGTATATTTTCTGAATTCGATAGATGGTGAATGGACAAATTATCCGGATATGAAGCAATTAGTTGATAC atCAATAAAAGTGTTCCGATCTCAAAGACATGCTCGAGTACCACGTACTAAATCCAGCAACATTACGTGGATAAAAGTGCAG TGTCCTCTACAGCGCAACGGTATCGATTGCGGATACTTTGTAATGAGGTTTATGAGGGAAATCATTAATATGAATCAAATAGAGATTCCAATCACG